The Gossypium hirsutum isolate 1008001.06 chromosome D02, Gossypium_hirsutum_v2.1, whole genome shotgun sequence region tattataagttttaataATTATGTAATGATTGAGGTATATTTTTATCGTTGTCAACTCCATATGCAGTACTGCAATAAACTATACAAAACATGCCATTTTACTCAtgctattttcataatttttttgtaaaaaaacggGATGGTATTAAGCCCCAACTACTATGAGACAAATGGTTAAAGAATGAGCTTAGATTCTAGAACGAATACCCAAAACATGAGAAATGAGCCTGGCcattatattaaaaaagaaaaaccctcCAAAAAAGGGATATGGACTAAACAAAATGAAGGTTCATATCAGAATTCAAATGTACTTTAAAGGACGCAAAAATGGTCATAATCTGTGTTTATAAGAGTTTACTTCCTAAACGATTATAGTTAGATGAAGCATTACAGGAGTGATAAGGGATGTGTTACCCAATGTTCAAAGAGGGATGTGGGTGTGGCAGCACAAAGGATGATGTGTTGAGGCCATTGTCTTGTAGCCCCCACTGAGATTGCCGTGCAACTGTCTTCTCCCTCTCTTTGATCTACATGCAAAAACAGGCTATATAGTAATAAGTATTTACCATCTGTAGGAAGGAACTCTATATATATTCATTGATGATGAACATGGAAATAAGGGTAAATCACACCTGATTTGCTAGCATTGCGTTTTGCTCCTTTATTGCCTTTTCCTGCCATAGACCACAATTAGAGATGACGCATGAAAAAGGGTTTTCATTTTTCTCAATGATTATGAACGAGTCATTACGTTTTCAAAAGCCTTTACCTTTCTTTGAAGCTCGGATATTGACTCATTCAAGAGTTGGTTCTGCAATAGAGATACAATCGCATCACTATAACACAACAAGAAACAGTTGTAGCTATATGctataattggaaaaaaaaaagagacaataAATAACTAAAGCATACTTTTCTGGCTCGAATGTGTTTAACAGCGGTATCAAGCTGCTGCTCCAAATTCTGCAGCTCCTTGAGACTCAATGGGTCTAAGTCTTCTCCCATGTAGTGCCTGAGACGTAAGAAACTGATCAAACTAATGACATAAGATAATACCCTAAAAGGAACTTGTAGGTGTAAAGGAAGGATAGCATCTCTCTTTCATTATGTAGATATTTAGCAAATGCAATTAACTTGAAGTATTTGCCTGTGATTTTTCTGCAAGAGCTCAACCTTAGCCTTAAGTCTGTAATACTCAACGGACCATTCGCCCTGCAAAGTTTGAAATTTTTGCCAATTGTTTAATTCACCTCATTCCTTTTGCAAAACTTAAAAGCTACGAAAGCACGTACACCCCAAGCCTTTTTTGTTGTCAAAATTCAATTGCTAACAGTGAAAAAAGGTCTACCTGTGATTCAGGCTCAGTAGCAACAAGATGCCTCTCGGCATAATAATGCCTTTCATAGCGTTCAAGGATCTTCTCCATGCTGTTATAGGATAGACAAGTCAGGATCATGTACAATATTTTCATTTCCCTAGTAATCTTCTGTACCTCTATTATACTAGTTAAAGGCCTAAACCTAAACTGACGTCTTTTTGATGCCATAATTAAATAAAGAGTATATTAAATAAAGTAGACAAATTCTCACCtctgtttgtttattattatgcTTTCAAGTGGgaatttctatatattttgttGAAGGGTCTTTTATCTTTTCCTAGTTTTCATGGTTTTACAAAGAAATTTCACCAAGAACTTATGAGCCATATACCTTGAAATCTGTTCTACTTATCAGGAAATATTTTGGTTATTGCGAAATATATTCAAGATTCATAAATAGTTTTTCTTTTCCacctttttttgtattttttggttaaagcacttaaaatatatataccatCGAAATGTATAATTCTGGATATCAAAGTTTGTAGCCAGTAGTTGTGGTTCTCCTCCGTAAAGAATCTTAAATATTTTCAAGTATAAAATCTAAAGATTCCTCTCTTTCTCCCCTCAAACGCTCCTTTTCAAACTAAAATAGTTCTTAGATCAGTGTTCAAAAAAGCCAGAGGATGTTTAGGTTATTAGAGCTGCTGAGGGAGAAGAGATAGAGAAAAGTATAGCTTCTATAGCTTCtagggaatatatatatacaattgacttttattttatcagaacaaatattctataaaaaaaattccaccaaaaattatggacATATAGCATAAGTTTCCCAGGATTTTACTTTTTCGATAGCCAAGTACTTTTCAGTTCAAAGTTTTTATTATGgattcatatttaataaaataattctaaccatctggttcactaactatatatatattatttattggtGTAATAATAATTTAGTACATAAAAGGACATGTTTTGGATTTTCGCCTAATTGAGAAAGTTAGACCTGCAGACTAGAAGCTAAGAAGGaaacaaaaaaagagagcaaatttctcttcttttgtttttccCATGTGTGAAAAACTTACATGGCCAATACTCCCCAAAACAATTTCTATTCTTTTGTTATTTCGTCCCTGAAATAGTGGAACAGTTATAATACTGATGTAATAATTGTGACGTTTAAAGGCGTCCTTTTGGCGAACCTGTTATGTCTTAATTCAACATGTTACAAGTCAATAACTTAATTGAAGGCTGTCCTTTTTTCTCTTACAAAGAAAACCTGTAAGGAAACATGTATCTTCAAAAGTTTGTGGAGAATTACAAGTAGTAATGAGATGTTGCACCAAATTGAAgattaaagaaagagaaaaagaaataccAGGAATCAGTGGAGTATTCATAGAGCTTCCATTTATGAGAGAAGACAATCAAAGCGACTTCAGCATCACATAAGACAGAGAGTTCATGAGCTTTCTTGAACAACCCACTTCTCCTTTTGGAGAAAGTAACTTGCCTGTTAATCTTGTTCTCTATTCTCTTCAATTCAACCCTACCTCTCCCCATCTCTTTGAAAGTAAAGCACCCAAAATTCACAGCTTGGGGTTTCCTCTCTTGGTAAATGCGACTGAGAAAGATTAGATGTATATAGAAATGGAAATACAGGGAAATAGAAGTGGTTTTAGGGAAAGTGAGGTAAGTGGTATTTTAAGAATTAGCTGCCGAGTAGCCATTGGCTACTCTAACTGTTCTCTCGCTATAAAGGGTTATAGTTATAGATGCTAAAACCGTGTTCAGAACCCTGTACGGGGACCCCCACCCCCCCACCCCCTCACCCTCGAAACATCATCCACCTCCCTGCTGATGCCAGACTTCTTTTATCCCCCTTAAATAATGCCACTAATTTTAAAGCGATTTGAATTCGCATGAAATAGCATTAATTATTTCGTTAAAAAATATTATGACTAAAGAATAATTTAGTCTATTTCAAAATAAACGAATTTATTTATCCTTTGAAGAAAGCAAATATGAACCATTATATCTTGTCCGGTTATTAATGTAATAAGAAgagcaaaattttttttatcgttaattataaaataatgtttaatgataaatttgatcactaatatttacatattttatcaaaatagatctaattgtatttttgaacttttttttccaTCAacctttaatctttttttttttacaatttgtttttttaacaGTTTTGATGAAAGTCTCAGTAAAAAAAGTGAACAGGGATTATGTGAAATttcatatgtgaaatatttttaatgagatgtaatttattctttagataacctaataagataattacatgtagaaaataataaaataaataatacattaaatttaaaaataactattaatttaaagaaaacaaacgtaattatccaaaaaaaaattaactcagtaAAAAAACTTCTCAGTAAACAAACGTATGAAAGATTGAAAccttttgaaagaaaataaagattgaaACATTGAACTTATTCATTAAATCTGTTAGGAAAAacatattgaaaaaaaataaaggttgatggcaaaaaaaaagctcaaaaatacaattaggactattttgacaaaacatgcaaacgttagtggccaaatttatcattaagccataaaataaagaatagctaacaaatttaaatttaaaattagaaatatgagtaataattcttgtaaaaaaaataagatattttcATAATAAGAGAATTTTACCTTCTCTTCGCTAAAAATAAATCATGGGAATGGCTAAATATTACCAATTGGGTTAGTTTATTACTAACTCATATACCATAACGTGTGCAAAAATAATATTTCTACCAAACATAGCACTAAAAGGgatattgattaaataataagTGTTGAGTATAGTCGTAAAGCACATTGTATTCTCAAGGATATAGGTTTAAACTTTGGAAACGACATTGTTGGAAGGTATAATCACAAATATGGAATATGAACCGTAAAATAGAGATAAGAGATATAAAAAGAAGATgacattaattattttaattatttttgttaataaaaGATAACATagcaaattatatatatttatataatatatataaacataagcTTGGAGAAAACTTTGAATCAACAACaatatcatttattattcattatattactaaattaacaAGATATAAAATGaagtttttgtgttttttttaatagaGATTTTATTCAACTTTAATTATTAGtaataaatgttattttaaattaattataatttaaatagtgttacaattatatactaataaaaattaagaattacACTTTCATCCAATTAGCCTATGCTCAATCCTTTACAAACTAGTTATGAAGGTCATTGCAAATTGGTTCAAAGTTGTCTTTCCGAAGATTATTGCTCTTGAGCAGGCCGGCTTTGTAACAGGCAGGAATATTACTGATAACATTATTATTGCGCAAGAGGTTATCCACTCAATgaggagtaagcaaaagaataagaGATGGATGACTATTAAAATTGATCTA contains the following coding sequences:
- the LOC107936320 gene encoding truncated transcription factor CAULIFLOWER A-like isoform X1, producing the protein MGRGRVELKRIENKINRQVTFSKRRSGLFKKAHELSVLCDAEVALIVFSHKWKLYEYSTDSCMEKILERYERHYYAERHLVATEPESQGEWSVEYYRLKAKVELLQKNHRHYMGEDLDPLSLKELQNLEQQLDTAVKHIRARKNQLLNESISELQRKEKAIKEQNAMLANQPVFACRSKRGRRQLHGNLSGGYKTMASTHHPLCCHTHIPL
- the LOC107936320 gene encoding truncated transcription factor CAULIFLOWER A-like, whose product is MGRGRVELKRIENKINRQVTFSKRRSGLFKKAHELSVLCDAEVALIVFSHKWKLYEYSTDSCMEKILERYERHYYAERHLVATEPESQGEWSVEYYRLKAKVELLQKNHRHYMGEDLDPLSLKELQNLEQQLDTAVKHIRARKNQLLNESISELQRKEKAIKEQNAMLANQIKEREKTVARQSQWGLQDNGLNTSSFVLPHPHPSLNIGGIYQ